In the genome of Terribacillus sp. FSL K6-0262, one region contains:
- a CDS encoding TRAP transporter substrate-binding protein — protein MNQAKTTWLILAVLLLAIGVVMVVAPASDAAGQEPKRLTMGHIHNPNSPVYASLEEFSGELEQRTNGVLTTDIYTEGGLGDERVMLELVQNGVIDMAKVNGGVLESFYDDFSVFSLPYVFEDEEHFKRVMQSDIVKDLYEELEAIGLHGIAYYDAGARSFYTADTPIEKPEDLNGLKIRTMTNTTSIRTMELLGASPTPLPAPEVYTGLQQGVIDGAESSPIALTDANHGEVAKFFSYDEHTRIPDFLIMSEKTWDSLTPEQQQAVEEAAAISSENHNARWDQLIEESIQKAEDEMGVTFNELDQEPFKELVQPLIEEKRQDPDVAKVLDDIAALQ, from the coding sequence ATGAATCAAGCAAAAACGACATGGCTAATTCTTGCTGTTCTGCTGCTTGCCATAGGTGTGGTCATGGTTGTCGCTCCGGCTTCGGATGCCGCTGGCCAGGAGCCGAAAAGGCTGACGATGGGGCATATCCATAATCCGAATAGCCCGGTATATGCCAGTCTGGAGGAATTCAGCGGAGAGCTGGAGCAGCGCACAAATGGGGTACTGACAACGGATATCTATACCGAAGGCGGTCTTGGTGATGAAAGGGTGATGCTGGAGCTTGTCCAAAATGGCGTCATCGATATGGCAAAAGTGAATGGCGGGGTTCTGGAGAGTTTTTATGATGATTTCTCTGTGTTCAGTTTGCCTTATGTTTTCGAGGATGAAGAGCATTTCAAGCGGGTTATGCAATCGGACATCGTGAAAGATCTTTATGAAGAGCTGGAGGCAATCGGTCTTCATGGCATCGCTTATTACGATGCCGGGGCACGGAGCTTCTATACGGCAGATACACCGATTGAAAAACCGGAAGACCTGAACGGACTGAAGATCCGTACAATGACGAATACAACATCGATCCGGACGATGGAGCTCCTGGGTGCCTCGCCGACGCCGCTGCCTGCGCCGGAAGTGTACACCGGGCTTCAGCAAGGTGTCATTGACGGGGCGGAAAGCAGTCCGATCGCACTTACCGATGCGAACCATGGTGAGGTAGCCAAGTTCTTTTCGTATGATGAACACACGAGAATTCCGGATTTTCTCATCATGAGCGAAAAGACATGGGACAGCCTGACACCGGAGCAGCAGCAGGCTGTCGAGGAAGCTGCGGCGATTTCTTCTGAGAATCATAATGCCCGATGGGACCAGCTGATTGAAGAAAGTATCCAAAAGGCTGAGGACGAGATGGGTGTGACCTTCAATGAGCTTGATCAGGAGCCTTTCAAGGAATTGGTGCAGCCGCTGATTGAAGAAAAGCGTCAAGACCCGGACGTAGCCAAAGTACTGGATGACATCGCGGCGTTACAGTAA
- a CDS encoding Gfo/Idh/MocA family oxidoreductase produces the protein MKKAVVLIGMNGYGEHYLKALLQREDIVFAGIVEIHPEKSPLLQLVKQQGIPIYTRMDAFYQQKQADLAIIATPIHLHTEQAIFALRHGSNVLCEKPIFADMRDKKKWDEAILESGKWAAIGFNWSFTAPILELKEDILNGIYGKPKQLKTLVLWPRDEAYFSRSAWAGKLKAQDGRLIRDSVANNAAAHFIHNMLYMLGQEQQETVCIKSLEAELYRANEVETFDTCAIRMYTDEECELLFYGSHATGTEQGPQFQYNFEKGCIVYDCNLDQGIITACTENGQEKVYGNPQANHLDKLDYCIAALTDGREIPCTYETALGHAAIIEALHQDTLAGQPFPDEVIRKTETNIRAVMDLDQTLNTCYRSGKLPYELQVTWSKPAIQADVISALPKGTPE, from the coding sequence ATGAAGAAAGCAGTCGTTTTAATTGGGATGAATGGATACGGGGAGCATTATTTGAAGGCTTTGCTGCAGCGGGAGGATATTGTATTTGCTGGCATCGTCGAGATCCATCCGGAAAAAAGCCCCCTTTTGCAACTGGTGAAGCAGCAAGGGATCCCGATCTATACAAGGATGGACGCTTTTTATCAGCAAAAGCAAGCGGACTTGGCGATTATTGCAACGCCTATCCATTTGCATACCGAGCAGGCAATTTTTGCACTTCGGCATGGCTCGAATGTCCTTTGTGAAAAACCGATTTTCGCCGATATGCGTGATAAAAAGAAATGGGATGAGGCAATCCTGGAATCGGGAAAATGGGCAGCCATCGGTTTTAACTGGTCATTCACTGCGCCAATCCTGGAGCTCAAGGAAGATATCCTGAATGGAATCTACGGAAAGCCGAAGCAGCTGAAGACCTTGGTGCTGTGGCCGCGCGATGAAGCCTATTTTTCCCGATCGGCGTGGGCAGGGAAGCTGAAGGCGCAGGATGGGCGTCTGATCCGCGATAGTGTAGCCAATAATGCCGCGGCTCATTTTATCCACAATATGCTTTACATGCTGGGGCAGGAGCAGCAGGAGACGGTGTGTATAAAAAGTCTGGAAGCGGAGCTGTACCGAGCCAATGAGGTGGAAACATTTGATACATGTGCCATCCGAATGTATACAGACGAAGAGTGTGAGCTGCTTTTTTACGGATCGCATGCTACAGGGACGGAGCAGGGACCGCAGTTCCAATACAACTTTGAAAAAGGCTGCATCGTCTATGATTGCAATCTTGATCAAGGTATCATCACTGCCTGCACGGAAAATGGCCAGGAGAAGGTCTATGGTAATCCGCAGGCCAATCATTTGGATAAATTGGATTATTGCATTGCTGCCCTGACGGATGGCAGGGAGATTCCGTGCACATACGAAACTGCTCTGGGACATGCGGCAATCATTGAAGCATTACATCAAGATACACTGGCTGGACAACCGTTCCCCGACGAAGTGATTCGAAAGACAGAGACGAATATCCGGGCTGTCATGGATTTGGACCAGACGTTGAATACGTGTTATAGGAGCGGGAAGCTGCCATATGAATTACAAGTAACATGGAGTAAGCCTGCTATTCAGGCTGACGTTATTTCGGCACTGCCGAAAGGGACGCCTGAATAG
- a CDS encoding Gfo/Idh/MocA family oxidoreductase, with protein sequence MALLKQLEELARGMAAAAAERERVPFTFSAAGLDHPHIHSMVQGLLDAGAQLMHIYDENPDQANALRAKFQTGQVVQELSAILHSEVDLVATSIVPSKRGALGVQVLEHDKHFLSAKAPFTTMAQLHAAEDAVRRSGKKWAVFYSERLAVEAALLADGIVQEGLIGELFQLTGSGPHRLQAETRPAWFFDPGKNGGILCDIGSHQIEQLLHYARCKDAKVLHSKVANYAHPQYGDWQDFGDATLVTDTGVSQYFRVDWFTPEGLRVWGDGRTVLHGTNGFVELRKYTDVARSAVGDHLYVVTDEEEIYFPAKGKVGIPYFRQLIDDCVLGTETAMSQEHTFRAAALAIQAQEQAISLTKAGERR encoded by the coding sequence ATGGCACTGCTGAAACAGCTGGAGGAGCTGGCTCGAGGAATGGCAGCGGCTGCTGCTGAACGGGAAAGGGTGCCTTTTACTTTTTCCGCTGCAGGCCTGGATCATCCGCATATCCACAGTATGGTACAGGGCTTATTGGATGCAGGGGCACAGCTGATGCACATCTATGATGAAAATCCAGATCAGGCGAATGCTCTTAGGGCGAAATTCCAAACAGGGCAGGTCGTCCAAGAGCTGTCTGCGATATTGCATAGCGAAGTCGATCTGGTGGCTACAAGTATCGTGCCATCCAAGCGGGGAGCGTTAGGTGTTCAGGTCTTGGAACATGATAAGCATTTTCTGTCTGCCAAAGCTCCTTTCACGACGATGGCTCAATTGCATGCAGCGGAAGATGCCGTGCGGCGCTCGGGAAAGAAATGGGCCGTGTTTTACAGCGAGCGATTAGCAGTGGAGGCTGCTTTGCTTGCCGATGGGATTGTGCAGGAGGGACTGATCGGGGAATTATTTCAGCTCACTGGTTCCGGTCCGCATCGGCTGCAGGCAGAAACGAGACCGGCATGGTTTTTCGATCCAGGGAAGAACGGGGGCATCCTTTGTGATATCGGCAGCCATCAAATTGAGCAGCTGCTTCATTATGCGAGGTGCAAGGATGCGAAGGTGCTCCATAGCAAGGTGGCGAATTATGCCCATCCGCAGTACGGTGACTGGCAGGATTTCGGTGATGCAACACTTGTGACGGATACAGGCGTCAGCCAATATTTCCGTGTCGACTGGTTCACACCCGAAGGACTGCGGGTCTGGGGAGACGGACGAACGGTGCTGCACGGTACCAACGGGTTTGTGGAACTGCGCAAATATACGGATGTGGCACGATCGGCCGTAGGAGATCATCTGTACGTGGTCACGGACGAAGAGGAGATCTATTTCCCTGCCAAAGGAAAGGTTGGGATCCCGTATTTCAGACAGTTGATTGATGATTGTGTGCTGGGGACGGAGACGGCAATGAGTCAGGAACATACTTTCCGGGCAGCGGCGCTGGCAATCCAAGCGCAGGAACAGGCAATCAGCCTGACAAAGGCAGGGGAGAGAAGATGA
- a CDS encoding sugar phosphate isomerase/epimerase family protein has product MTKADLQLLSLNQITTENWSLTEAIQGCARHDIHWISIWRHKLEKIAVKEAKKLLTEYGVQVSSLCRGGMFPAATEQERQQRIDDNKRAIEDAKALGTDVLVLVCGAASDKNIAQARHWVREGIEAILPYAEEMGVRLGIEPLHPMYAADRSVINTLGQANTLAEQLQSDHLGVVVDAFHVWWDPELKKQIDRAKGKILGFHVSDWKVPMEDMFKGRAMMGDGVINLREMRNMVEEAGYRGPIEVEIINQEIWDQPGDEVLHQMKQCYQAHV; this is encoded by the coding sequence ATGACAAAGGCTGATTTGCAGCTTCTCAGTCTCAATCAGATTACGACGGAAAACTGGTCCCTGACCGAAGCGATCCAAGGCTGTGCCCGGCATGATATCCATTGGATTTCCATTTGGCGGCATAAGCTGGAAAAAATCGCTGTGAAAGAAGCGAAGAAGCTATTGACTGAATATGGTGTGCAAGTATCCAGTCTTTGCCGAGGCGGTATGTTCCCGGCAGCGACCGAGCAGGAAAGGCAACAGCGCATCGACGATAATAAACGGGCAATAGAAGATGCAAAGGCATTGGGTACCGATGTGCTGGTGCTCGTATGCGGTGCTGCATCCGATAAAAATATTGCGCAGGCTCGTCATTGGGTGCGGGAAGGAATCGAAGCGATCCTGCCGTATGCAGAAGAAATGGGGGTAAGGCTCGGAATCGAGCCGCTTCATCCCATGTATGCCGCAGACCGTTCCGTGATCAATACACTGGGACAGGCGAACACATTGGCAGAGCAGCTGCAATCCGATCATCTCGGGGTAGTGGTCGATGCCTTCCATGTCTGGTGGGATCCAGAACTGAAAAAACAGATCGACCGTGCCAAGGGTAAGATCCTCGGTTTCCATGTATCGGATTGGAAGGTGCCGATGGAGGATATGTTCAAAGGAAGAGCCATGATGGGAGACGGTGTCATCAATTTGCGTGAAATGCGCAATATGGTGGAGGAAGCAGGTTATCGTGGTCCGATCGAAGTGGAAATCATCAATCAGGAAATTTGGGATCAGCCAGGAGATGAGGTGCTCCATCAAATGAAGCAATGCTATCAAGCGCATGTGTAG
- a CDS encoding dihydrodipicolinate synthase family protein: MTTILLPKQGRKLEEYKLVHPASAYPAEGSFRTRTAYSAAHVVADAASEAHPVLGGAIDWEATLAYRKVLWKLGFGVAEAMDTAQRGMGLTWEMAKELISVSAAEAKKEKAMLASGAGTDHLPADRTFTMSEIKQAYEEQCTFVEGTGSRVILMASRALSASARSAEDYKDVYGHVLAGVEQPVILHWLGPMFDPKLTGYWGSETVSHAMDACLDLIHRYEAKIDGIKISLLDKDREIEMRSKLPASVRMYTGDDFNYPELIQGDGNRYSHALLGIFDAIAPAASEALRALDSDDLDGYGGIFDKTVPLARHIFETPTYAYKTGVVFLAYLNGYQSHFRMIGGAEGARSVLHLSELFRLADQAGVLVDPALASERMQLVLKLAGIEQKVMS, from the coding sequence ATGACAACGATTCTTTTACCGAAGCAAGGGCGCAAGCTGGAGGAATACAAGCTGGTCCATCCGGCTTCTGCTTATCCGGCTGAGGGATCCTTCCGGACGAGGACAGCCTATTCTGCAGCTCACGTGGTTGCAGATGCGGCTTCCGAAGCGCACCCGGTTCTTGGCGGGGCTATTGATTGGGAGGCCACCTTGGCGTATCGCAAGGTATTATGGAAGCTCGGGTTTGGTGTGGCAGAAGCGATGGATACGGCGCAGCGCGGCATGGGGCTGACATGGGAGATGGCAAAGGAATTGATTTCGGTAAGTGCAGCGGAAGCAAAAAAGGAAAAAGCAATGCTTGCTTCCGGTGCCGGGACGGATCATTTGCCTGCAGACAGGACGTTTACGATGTCGGAAATCAAGCAAGCTTATGAGGAGCAGTGTACATTTGTCGAAGGCACTGGCAGCCGGGTCATCTTGATGGCGAGCCGTGCGCTTTCTGCCAGCGCCCGATCTGCAGAAGATTACAAGGACGTCTACGGACATGTGCTTGCAGGGGTGGAACAGCCGGTCATCCTGCATTGGCTCGGACCGATGTTCGACCCGAAATTGACAGGCTACTGGGGATCGGAGACGGTCAGCCATGCGATGGATGCTTGTCTTGATTTGATCCACCGATATGAAGCGAAAATCGATGGGATCAAGATTTCTTTGCTGGATAAAGACAGGGAGATCGAGATGCGATCCAAATTACCGGCATCTGTCCGAATGTACACAGGGGACGACTTCAACTATCCAGAGCTGATTCAAGGCGATGGCAATCGATACAGCCATGCACTGCTCGGGATATTCGATGCAATTGCACCAGCTGCTTCCGAGGCGCTGCGTGCGCTCGATTCGGACGATCTGGATGGATATGGGGGAATTTTCGATAAAACGGTACCGCTGGCAAGGCACATCTTCGAAACGCCGACGTACGCGTACAAGACAGGAGTCGTTTTCCTGGCTTATCTGAATGGGTATCAATCACATTTCCGGATGATCGGCGGAGCGGAAGGGGCCAGGTCTGTCCTCCATTTGAGTGAATTATTCCGTTTGGCTGATCAGGCGGGTGTCCTGGTGGATCCAGCGCTTGCGTCAGAACGGATGCAGCTGGTATTGAAGCTTGCAGGCATCGAACAGAAGGTGATGTCATGA
- a CDS encoding Gfo/Idh/MocA family oxidoreductase, with amino-acid sequence MATKKIGIIMNGVTGRMGTNQHLIRSIAAIRAEGGVLLSSGDRLMPDPILIGRNEEKLAKLARENDVERYSTDLDSALADGYNQIYFDSQTTNRREASIKQAIEAGKHIYCEKPTATSLEGSLELARLAREAGVKNGVVQDKLFLPGLLKLKHLIDSNYFGEILSVKLDFGYWVFEGDWQEAQRPSWNYRAEDGGGIIVDMFAHWRYVIDHLFGEIDSLTCLGATHIPYRVDEAGNRYKATADDAAYAIFALKNGIVVQANSSWTTRVDRDDLVTFQVDGTHGSAVAGLRDCKVQHRVTTPKPVWNPDIPNTIDFRSQWETLPENRTYDNGFKIQWELFLKHVEEDAEFPWDLLEGAKGTQLSDLGLEAWREKKWVTVPSLEV; translated from the coding sequence ATGGCGACAAAGAAAATAGGGATAATCATGAACGGTGTAACAGGCAGGATGGGGACGAATCAGCATCTTATCCGGTCCATTGCGGCGATACGAGCAGAAGGCGGGGTGCTGCTTTCCAGCGGAGACAGATTGATGCCGGATCCGATACTTATCGGGCGGAATGAGGAGAAGCTGGCGAAGCTTGCGCGGGAAAATGATGTGGAGCGCTACAGCACCGACTTGGATTCGGCTTTAGCTGATGGCTATAACCAGATTTACTTTGATTCCCAGACGACCAATCGCAGGGAAGCAAGCATCAAGCAGGCAATAGAGGCGGGGAAGCATATTTATTGCGAGAAACCGACTGCCACCAGCCTGGAAGGATCCTTGGAGCTGGCCAGATTGGCGCGCGAGGCTGGTGTGAAGAATGGTGTTGTGCAGGATAAGCTTTTCCTGCCAGGTCTGCTGAAGCTGAAGCATTTGATCGATAGCAATTACTTCGGTGAAATCCTGTCGGTAAAACTGGACTTTGGCTACTGGGTGTTCGAAGGCGATTGGCAGGAGGCGCAGCGCCCAAGCTGGAATTACCGAGCGGAAGACGGCGGCGGTATCATCGTCGATATGTTTGCGCATTGGCGATATGTCATCGACCATCTTTTCGGTGAAATCGATAGCTTGACCTGTCTTGGAGCGACACATATCCCATATCGGGTGGATGAAGCGGGCAATCGCTACAAAGCGACAGCAGATGATGCAGCCTACGCCATTTTCGCCCTTAAGAACGGGATAGTCGTCCAGGCCAATTCCTCCTGGACGACAAGGGTCGATCGTGATGATCTCGTCACGTTCCAGGTGGATGGAACCCATGGAAGCGCAGTGGCAGGCCTGCGTGATTGCAAGGTCCAGCATCGGGTGACGACGCCAAAGCCAGTGTGGAATCCGGATATTCCGAATACAATCGATTTCCGCTCCCAGTGGGAGACATTGCCGGAAAATCGCACTTATGATAATGGATTCAAGATTCAATGGGAATTATTCCTTAAGCATGTGGAAGAGGATGCAGAATTTCCATGGGACTTGCTGGAAGGTGCAAAAGGCACCCAGCTGTCCGATTTGGGACTGGAAGCTTGGCGAGAGAAGAAATGGGTCACTGTTCCGAGTCTGGAAGTTTAA
- a CDS encoding AraC family transcriptional regulator, translated as MIRLFENKHQEKNEVARHKHNTHQLLYVLDGEGKCELDTEGRKLHPDSIVLISPHTNHAIQAQSKMTVLVLEFDFRHLSEDVVSYLVEPVFAESRVLNLSLFESSELRQLLRKMLFEQSQRHPIHAMGLKLLLSQVLYQLAIMQREDTTQDTNTRRAKWLKHYLETRYFEIASMEEVAAKAGVSSRYMNQIFKEMYGMTPYQFLTEVRLLKVKKMLRESDREIVSICFEVGFEAVSTFYRVFKKYVGVTPNVYRRTTDDFRN; from the coding sequence TTGATCAGACTCTTTGAAAATAAGCATCAGGAAAAAAATGAAGTTGCCAGGCATAAGCACAACACGCATCAGCTGCTCTACGTACTTGATGGGGAGGGGAAATGCGAATTGGATACGGAAGGTCGGAAGCTGCATCCCGATAGTATCGTGCTGATCTCCCCGCATACAAATCATGCCATCCAAGCGCAGTCGAAAATGACCGTGCTTGTCCTGGAATTCGATTTCCGGCATCTATCCGAAGATGTCGTTTCTTATCTTGTGGAACCAGTATTTGCAGAGTCCCGCGTCTTGAATTTATCCCTGTTCGAGAGCAGCGAGCTTCGGCAGTTGCTGCGGAAGATGCTGTTCGAGCAATCGCAGAGGCATCCGATTCATGCGATGGGGCTGAAACTGCTGCTCTCGCAGGTGCTTTATCAGCTTGCCATCATGCAGCGGGAGGATACAACACAGGATACTAATACGAGACGGGCAAAATGGCTCAAGCATTACTTGGAAACACGATATTTCGAGATTGCCAGCATGGAGGAAGTCGCTGCCAAGGCAGGTGTGAGCAGCCGCTACATGAATCAGATCTTCAAAGAAATGTATGGTATGACGCCCTATCAATTCCTGACGGAGGTACGGCTTTTGAAGGTAAAGAAAATGCTGCGTGAATCCGACAGGGAGATCGTCTCGATTTGCTTTGAGGTAGGGTTTGAAGCGGTATCGACATTTTATCGTGTCTTTAAGAAATATGTGGGTGTCACGCCGAATGTTTATCGGCGCACGACAGATGACTTCCGAAATTGA
- a CDS encoding hemolysin family protein: MDPSIVINLSLVVLFIIFTAFFVGAEFSVVKVRMSRIDQLVAEGNKRAIIVKKLVDNLDYYLSACQLGITVTALVLGALGEPTVEKMLHPLFHEFGLSESLSTILSYAIAFASVTFLHVVIGELAPKTLAIQYTEQLTLILGPPLYWFGKLMAPFIYLLNGSARVFLKLFGVKPAAHESAHSEEELRIIMTQSYQSGEINKTELSYMENIFTFDERVAKDIMVPRTQVVTLEKSMTASEVIGIIDEHQFTRYLVTEDGDKDHIIGFVNVKEMLTDFAAGRRQSLPNFIHELPLIHEGTSLQDALMKMQTERVHIALVVDEYGGTAGILTMEDILEEIVGEIHDEFDEDEVPDVQEISDLTYHINGRVLLDDLEDRFGFVFDNREDVDTVGGWIFVKNDDVDSQTIVVDAAGNEWEVIEMDNHQIIMVELRILEQEQLPRLEA, encoded by the coding sequence TTGGACCCATCAATAGTCATTAATTTAAGTTTAGTTGTGTTATTCATCATTTTTACGGCCTTTTTCGTAGGTGCGGAGTTTTCGGTTGTGAAGGTGCGCATGTCGCGGATCGATCAGCTGGTGGCAGAGGGCAATAAACGGGCAATCATCGTAAAGAAACTAGTGGATAACCTGGATTATTACTTGTCAGCCTGTCAGCTTGGTATCACTGTAACAGCACTTGTCTTGGGTGCATTGGGTGAACCGACGGTGGAAAAGATGCTTCATCCGTTATTCCACGAATTCGGGCTGTCCGAGTCCTTGTCTACGATATTGTCGTATGCGATTGCCTTCGCATCGGTCACATTCCTGCATGTAGTGATTGGGGAATTGGCGCCAAAGACATTGGCAATCCAGTACACGGAGCAATTGACATTGATTCTGGGCCCGCCGCTGTATTGGTTCGGTAAGCTGATGGCGCCATTCATTTATTTGCTGAATGGTTCTGCTCGTGTATTTCTGAAGCTGTTCGGTGTGAAACCGGCAGCCCATGAATCCGCACACTCGGAAGAAGAGCTGCGCATCATCATGACGCAAAGCTATCAAAGTGGTGAAATCAACAAAACGGAACTTAGTTATATGGAAAATATCTTTACCTTTGACGAGCGTGTAGCCAAGGATATCATGGTACCGCGGACACAGGTGGTCACGTTGGAGAAATCCATGACAGCATCCGAAGTGATCGGGATCATCGATGAACACCAGTTCACTCGTTATCTCGTGACAGAGGATGGAGATAAGGACCATATCATCGGCTTCGTCAATGTAAAGGAAATGCTGACGGATTTTGCTGCAGGCAGAAGACAGAGCCTGCCTAATTTCATTCATGAGCTGCCGCTCATCCATGAGGGGACATCCTTGCAGGATGCCTTGATGAAGATGCAGACCGAACGCGTGCATATTGCACTTGTCGTGGATGAATATGGCGGGACCGCAGGGATCCTGACGATGGAGGACATCCTTGAGGAAATCGTGGGGGAAATCCATGATGAATTCGACGAAGATGAAGTGCCGGATGTCCAGGAAATTTCCGATCTTACCTATCATATCAATGGCCGTGTGCTGCTGGATGATTTGGAGGATCGATTCGGCTTTGTATTCGACAACCGGGAGGACGTGGATACAGTCGGCGGCTGGATTTTTGTTAAGAATGACGATGTGGATTCACAGACCATTGTGGTGGATGCAGCAGGAAATGAGTGGGAGGTTATCGAAATGGATAACCACCAGATCATTATGGTGGAACTGCGCATCCTGGAACAAGAACAGCTTCCGCGCCTGGAAGCTTGA
- a CDS encoding sporulation protein: MLKKCLELMQLRAPSIRLELNQASYHAGDKIEGHFRLLGGWKDQDLNRLDCDLVIKNSATDKIVNIKNVISIFMSKQLKSNELIDKPFKFRLPEELEPSSDSLIYELQTKLIFANEKCAKDDRQVRILA; this comes from the coding sequence ATGTTGAAGAAGTGCTTAGAATTGATGCAGTTGCGAGCACCATCGATCAGGCTCGAACTGAATCAGGCAAGCTATCATGCAGGTGATAAGATCGAAGGGCATTTTCGGCTTCTTGGAGGCTGGAAGGACCAAGATCTGAATAGATTGGATTGCGATTTGGTTATAAAAAACAGCGCAACCGATAAAATAGTGAATATAAAGAATGTAATAAGCATTTTCATGTCCAAGCAGCTGAAATCGAATGAACTGATTGATAAGCCGTTCAAGTTCCGTTTGCCAGAGGAACTTGAACCAAGCTCTGATTCATTGATTTATGAGCTGCAGACCAAGCTTATATTCGCCAATGAAAAATGTGCGAAAGATGATAGGCAAGTACGGATTTTAGCGTAG
- a CDS encoding DinB family protein has translation MQEKPSTTEYPAYYQDYMKLVPEGNIAALFKEQKRQTTNLLQGLTDEQACFAYEAGKWTIKEVIGHLTDTERILSYRLLTIARGDVTPLPGFDEDSYVQQAKFTQMTVASLLAQYRAVRASTIALLESLGEQDWVRQGMANGHATSVRALAYIMLGHERHHHEVLHDRYFASAMYPVNRM, from the coding sequence ATGCAAGAGAAACCTAGTACAACGGAATATCCTGCTTATTACCAAGATTACATGAAACTCGTTCCAGAGGGAAATATTGCAGCTTTGTTCAAGGAACAAAAGCGGCAGACCACGAATCTTCTGCAAGGACTGACTGACGAGCAGGCTTGTTTTGCCTACGAAGCTGGAAAATGGACGATCAAAGAAGTGATCGGCCATCTTACGGATACGGAAAGGATCCTTTCTTACCGTCTTCTGACCATTGCCCGAGGCGATGTGACGCCTTTGCCGGGTTTTGATGAGGATTCCTATGTGCAGCAAGCGAAGTTCACCCAGATGACAGTGGCGAGCCTTCTGGCGCAATACAGGGCGGTGCGTGCCTCGACGATCGCCTTGCTGGAATCTCTGGGCGAGCAGGACTGGGTCAGGCAGGGAATGGCAAACGGTCATGCTACATCTGTCCGGGCGCTGGCTTATATCATGCTTGGTCATGAACGTCATCACCACGAAGTTCTTCATGACCGTTATTTCGCCTCTGCCATGTACCCGGTCAATCGCATGTGA
- a CDS encoding serine/threonine protein kinase, whose translation MADFEQLAKQIQMSGPDTMPHLTAYPASLVLIGTGRSAFAFRLIDSSKVVKIFFPAFRHIAAEEAEIYKALVNNRYFPTLHEAGDGYLVIDYIPGHTLYDCLREGIPITDHHIAAIDSALTHAAAEGLNPSDIHLRNILITPAGDIRLIDPARFRQQKHCTQWEDLHRAYERFYKKKLFPKKMPGFLLELIAYLYKRRKSLTLQAPSNKVIH comes from the coding sequence ATGGCTGATTTTGAGCAGCTTGCCAAGCAGATTCAAATGTCAGGTCCTGATACAATGCCCCATTTGACAGCGTATCCCGCCTCTTTGGTCCTGATCGGGACCGGCAGGAGCGCGTTTGCATTCCGCCTTATCGATTCTTCCAAGGTCGTGAAGATATTCTTTCCTGCTTTCCGTCACATTGCAGCAGAGGAAGCGGAAATCTATAAAGCACTTGTGAACAACCGCTACTTTCCGACGCTGCACGAAGCAGGTGACGGCTACTTGGTGATCGATTACATCCCTGGTCATACCCTGTACGATTGTCTTCGCGAGGGCATCCCGATAACTGATCATCACATTGCAGCCATCGACAGCGCCTTGACCCATGCCGCAGCAGAAGGATTGAATCCATCGGATATCCACCTCCGCAACATCCTGATCACACCGGCAGGAGATATCCGATTGATTGATCCAGCACGATTCCGGCAGCAAAAGCATTGCACCCAATGGGAGGACCTTCACCGAGCCTATGAAAGATTCTACAAGAAAAAGCTCTTCCCAAAAAAGATGCCCGGCTTTCTGCTGGAGCTGATTGCCTACCTGTACAAAAGACGGAAATCCCTCACCCTTCAAGCACCGTCGAATAAAGTCATTCACTAA
- a CDS encoding HU family DNA-binding protein — translation MNKAELVEAVAQQAELSKKDASKAVDALLETISETLAKDEKVQLVGFGTFEVRERAARTGRNPQTGEEITIPASKAPAFKAGKDFKEAVK, via the coding sequence ATGAACAAAGCAGAATTAGTAGAAGCAGTGGCACAACAAGCAGAACTATCTAAAAAAGATGCAAGCAAAGCAGTTGATGCACTACTTGAAACAATCTCTGAAACACTTGCAAAAGATGAAAAAGTACAGCTTGTAGGCTTCGGTACTTTCGAAGTAAGAGAGCGCGCGGCACGTACTGGCCGTAACCCGCAGACTGGTGAAGAAATCACTATCCCTGCTTCCAAAGCTCCAGCTTTCAAAGCAGGTAAAGATTTCAAAGAAGCTGTTAAATAA